GGCTTGTCTAATTTTGTAATTTTGTATATCTAAACAAAAGACAAAGGAATGAATTTATCGGATTTAAAATTAGGAAGTAAAGGCATCATTAAGGGCATCGCTAAAGATTGTTCCAAAGAAGTGCATCAACGATTTCTCGATTTAGGATTTGTAGCTGGAGCTGTTATCTCAGTTCACAGCATTAGCCCATTAAAAGATCCGGTGGCTTATTCTATTTATAATACAATTATTTCTTTGCGCAAAGAGGATGCTCAAATGGTGTTACTTGAAGCAGAGAATTAATGAAGAGGAAAGGAACGTATATGACAACACATTCAGCCTGTGACTTATGTGATTTAAATAAAGCTGCTGATTTAAAAAAATTGGGTAATCTATCAGGTAAATACGATTATGCTATTGCACTGGCAGGAAATCCCAATACTGGAAAAAGCACCATATTTAATGCACTAACAGGACTTAAACAACATACAGGAAACTGGCCTGGAAAAACAGTAACCCGAGCAGAAGGAAGTTTCTTATATGGAGACCAAACCTATCGATTGGTCGATTTACCAGGGACGTATTCGTTGATGTCTACTTCAGAAGATGAGGAAGTAGCGCGTGATTATATCTTATTTGGAGAACCGGATGTAACCGTGGTGGTGGTTGATGCAGGTCGATTAGAACGCCATTTGAGTTTGGTTGTTCAAATTCAGGAAATCACAACTAAAGTAGTGGTTTGTCTCAATTTGATGGACGAAGCAAAGCGACATGGAGTGGAGATTGATGTACGTGGACTATCTCGTGACTTAGGAGTTCCTGTTATTCCAACATCAGCCAGAAATAAAGAAGGAATTACCGATCTTCTGCATGCTATTGATCAAGTAGCAACGGGGAAATTTGTAGCACAACAAAAGAATATTACGGGAATATCTGGAGCATCGAGAAAAGCAGTTCAAGATATAGCTGCTGATTTATTGGCTTTGGATGCGCAATTACCAAGTGTATCGTGGATTGCCATGCGTTTGATTCAACAGGATGCTAGTATTCAAACGGCTTTAGCTAGTGGTACTTTATCTGCTCATATTACAGAAGCACAAGTAGAACCAATCGTAGTTAAAGCGCGAAAGTACAACGAAGAATTAGGATTGGATTATTCTGATAATGTAGCAGGGGCAATTTTTACACAGGTTTCAACTATTGTAAAAGGACGTGTCCAAGTGGATGATAATCAGCGAGCGTTTCGAGTGGATCGCTTGATTGATCGCGTAGTAACTAGTAAGCTTTTAGGGTTTCCTTTGATGCTTTTAATGCTCGGTGGAATACTTTGGTTGACGATTATCGGATCCAATTATCCCTCAGAAGCACTGTCTTATCTTTTGTTGGAACAGCTGTATCCCTTTTTAAAAGAAGGAGCCGTGAGTTTGCATTTTCCTTGGTGGTTGAGTGGTTTTCTTGTGGATGGAGTTTACCTAGCAACGGCTTGGGTAATTGCAGTGATGTTACCTCCAATGGCCATCTTCTTTCCGCTGTTTACCTTACTGGAAGATTTTGGTTACCTACCTCGCGTTGCTTTTAATCTCGATCGTATTTTTAAAGGAGCAGGAGCCCATGGTAAACAAGCCTTGACGATGAGTATGGGATTTGGTTGTAATGCTGCAGGGGTAGTGGCAACGCGTATCATCAACAGTCCACGTGAAAAGCTAATTGCGATTATTACCAATAACTTTTCGCTTTGTAATGGACGTTGGCCTACACAAATCTTAATGGCGACTATTTTTATTGGCGCGTTAGCACCTAAATATTTGGCTCCTACTGTTTCTACTTTAGCAGTAGTAGGAATTGTGGTATTGGGAATTGCCTTTACGTTTTTTACTTCATGGATGTTATCCAAAACGATGCTGAAAGGGGAATCTTCTTTCTTTACGTTAGAATTACCCCCATATCGCCCGCCAAGAGTATGGCAGACGGTTTATACCTCTTTGATTGATCGAACGTTAATTGTTCTTTGGCGTGCGGTTGTATTTGCTGCACCTGCAGGGGCAATCATTTGGTTGGTTTGTAATATTGATGTTGCAGATAAAAGTATAGCACTTTGGATGATTGAAGGATTAAATCCTTTTGCCGTTCTGATTGGATTAAATGGCGTGATTTTATTGGCTTATATTGTAGCAATTCCGGCTAATGAAATTGTAATCCCTACGATTTTAATGCTTACAGCTATGGTGCTAGGTGATGCTACGTTAGGGGAAGGAGCAGGGGTGATGTTTGAAGTTTCAGACGGAGAGATTGCCACCATTTTACAAATGGCGGGATGGACAACCTTGACGGGAGTCAATCTGATGCTTTTTAGTTTATTGCACAATCCATGTAGTACAACCATCTACACGATTTATAAAGAAACACATAGTGTCAAATGGACGACAGTTGCCTCAATTTTACCGATTATCTTTGGTTTAATCGTGTGTTTTACTGTTACACAGCTTTGGCATCTATTCAGTTAATACTAAAAAAAAAAGTCGAGTAATTTACTCGACTTTTTCTTGTTTTAGCCCTTCTCCAATGAGAATCTGCGGGCCTAA
The window above is part of the Myroides odoratus DSM 2801 genome. Proteins encoded here:
- the feoB gene encoding ferrous iron transport protein B, encoding MKRKGTYMTTHSACDLCDLNKAADLKKLGNLSGKYDYAIALAGNPNTGKSTIFNALTGLKQHTGNWPGKTVTRAEGSFLYGDQTYRLVDLPGTYSLMSTSEDEEVARDYILFGEPDVTVVVVDAGRLERHLSLVVQIQEITTKVVVCLNLMDEAKRHGVEIDVRGLSRDLGVPVIPTSARNKEGITDLLHAIDQVATGKFVAQQKNITGISGASRKAVQDIAADLLALDAQLPSVSWIAMRLIQQDASIQTALASGTLSAHITEAQVEPIVVKARKYNEELGLDYSDNVAGAIFTQVSTIVKGRVQVDDNQRAFRVDRLIDRVVTSKLLGFPLMLLMLGGILWLTIIGSNYPSEALSYLLLEQLYPFLKEGAVSLHFPWWLSGFLVDGVYLATAWVIAVMLPPMAIFFPLFTLLEDFGYLPRVAFNLDRIFKGAGAHGKQALTMSMGFGCNAAGVVATRIINSPREKLIAIITNNFSLCNGRWPTQILMATIFIGALAPKYLAPTVSTLAVVGIVVLGIAFTFFTSWMLSKTMLKGESSFFTLELPPYRPPRVWQTVYTSLIDRTLIVLWRAVVFAAPAGAIIWLVCNIDVADKSIALWMIEGLNPFAVLIGLNGVILLAYIVAIPANEIVIPTILMLTAMVLGDATLGEGAGVMFEVSDGEIATILQMAGWTTLTGVNLMLFSLLHNPCSTTIYTIYKETHSVKWTTVASILPIIFGLIVCFTVTQLWHLFS
- a CDS encoding FeoA family protein codes for the protein MNLSDLKLGSKGIIKGIAKDCSKEVHQRFLDLGFVAGAVISVHSISPLKDPVAYSIYNTIISLRKEDAQMVLLEAEN